The Corynebacterium qintianiae genome has a window encoding:
- a CDS encoding NAD(P)H-dependent glycerol-3-phosphate dehydrogenase: MVNVSVMGAGSWGTTLAKVFADAGNAVVLWARRAELASAINATRENADYLPGVALPAAVSSTPDPQLALEGADIVVFAVPSQTMRENLTAWRDYLPADATLVSISKGIEKGTHLRMSQIIGEITGADQERIAVLTGPNLAREVAEEQPAATVIACANLNRAKLVQAACATGYMRPYTNADVVGAEFGGACKNVIALACGMSAGLNLGSNTQATLITRGLAEITRLGVELGADPRTFAGLAGMGDLVATCTSPLSRNRTFGAALSDGASVEEAKKATKGQVAEGVISSQSIHQLAEEAGVDMPITAAVHAVCHEGAGVKDVIVALMGRSKKSE; this comes from the coding sequence ATGGTTAACGTGAGCGTGATGGGTGCGGGCTCGTGGGGCACGACCCTGGCCAAGGTGTTCGCGGACGCGGGCAACGCGGTCGTGCTGTGGGCGAGGCGGGCGGAGCTCGCCAGCGCCATCAACGCCACTCGCGAAAACGCGGACTACCTTCCCGGGGTCGCGCTGCCGGCGGCGGTCTCGTCGACGCCGGACCCGCAGCTTGCCCTCGAGGGCGCCGACATCGTGGTCTTCGCGGTGCCGAGCCAGACGATGAGGGAGAATCTCACCGCATGGCGCGACTACCTCCCAGCGGATGCGACGCTGGTGTCCATCTCCAAGGGCATCGAAAAAGGCACCCACCTGCGCATGTCGCAGATCATCGGAGAAATAACCGGGGCCGACCAGGAACGCATTGCGGTGCTCACCGGCCCCAACCTCGCCCGCGAAGTGGCCGAGGAGCAGCCTGCAGCCACCGTGATCGCGTGCGCGAACCTCAACCGCGCGAAGCTGGTGCAGGCGGCGTGCGCGACGGGGTACATGCGCCCGTACACTAACGCCGACGTGGTCGGCGCGGAGTTCGGCGGCGCGTGCAAGAACGTCATTGCGCTAGCGTGCGGCATGTCGGCGGGCCTGAACTTGGGGAGCAATACCCAGGCCACCTTGATCACACGCGGCTTGGCCGAGATCACACGCCTCGGCGTCGAGCTGGGGGCGGACCCGCGCACATTCGCCGGCCTGGCGGGGATGGGCGACTTGGTGGCGACGTGCACCTCGCCGCTGTCGCGCAACCGCACGTTCGGTGCTGCGCTGAGCGACGGAGCGAGCGTGGAGGAAGCGAAAAAGGCCACCAAGGGCCAGGTCGCTGAGGGTGTCATCTCGTCGCAGTCGATCCACCAGCTCGCAGAGGAAGCCGGGGTGGACATGCCGATCACCGCCGCTGTTCACGCGGTGTGCCACGAGGGCGCCGGGGTGAAAGATGTTATTGTGGCCTTGATGGGGCGCTCGAAGAAATCGGAGTAG
- a CDS encoding D-alanine--D-alanine ligase family protein, with the protein MIRVAVIYGGRSTEHSISCISAGAIMAQLPKDIYEVVPVGITRDGTWVSGTLDPVGGATLPEVPGGREVVLSANPARRGTLSDVKTGDVVAQVDVAFPVLHGKFGEDGTIQGFFELSGLPYVGPGVLASACAMDKEYTKLIVSSAGIAVTDEVILRQGETLGDAQKQRLGLPVFVKPASGGSSIGVSKVSDWGELDEAVALARESDGKVIVEAELVGDEVEVGVLEYPDGRREASLPAKLNGTGDSEEGFYGFETKYLDDGVTATIPAPYGEAQTEQLRALAITAFNALGCRGLSRVDFFLTERGPVLNEVNTMPGFTSISMYPQVWQASGVSYPELLDTLIQTALAAPAGSPR; encoded by the coding sequence GTGATTCGCGTAGCAGTAATTTACGGTGGCCGTTCCACCGAACATTCCATCTCCTGCATTTCCGCCGGGGCAATCATGGCGCAACTGCCGAAGGACATCTACGAGGTCGTCCCCGTCGGCATCACGCGCGACGGCACGTGGGTCTCCGGCACCCTAGACCCGGTCGGCGGTGCGACGCTTCCGGAGGTGCCGGGAGGCCGCGAGGTCGTGCTGTCAGCGAACCCGGCGCGGCGCGGAACCTTGTCGGACGTGAAAACCGGCGACGTCGTCGCCCAGGTCGACGTCGCTTTCCCGGTGCTGCACGGCAAGTTCGGCGAGGACGGCACAATCCAGGGGTTCTTCGAGCTCTCCGGTCTGCCCTACGTCGGCCCGGGCGTGTTGGCGTCGGCGTGCGCGATGGACAAGGAGTACACCAAGTTGATCGTCTCGTCGGCGGGTATCGCCGTCACCGACGAAGTGATTCTCCGCCAGGGTGAAACGCTTGGCGACGCCCAGAAACAGCGCCTCGGTCTTCCAGTCTTTGTTAAGCCCGCAAGCGGCGGATCGTCGATCGGCGTGTCCAAGGTCAGCGACTGGGGTGAGCTCGATGAGGCCGTTGCGCTGGCGCGCGAGTCCGACGGCAAGGTCATCGTAGAGGCGGAGCTCGTCGGCGACGAGGTCGAGGTCGGCGTGCTCGAATACCCGGACGGCCGCCGCGAAGCATCGCTACCCGCCAAGCTCAACGGCACGGGTGACAGCGAGGAGGGCTTCTACGGCTTCGAGACGAAGTACCTCGACGACGGCGTCACCGCCACTATCCCGGCACCGTACGGCGAAGCGCAAACGGAACAGCTCCGCGCGCTCGCGATTACGGCGTTCAACGCGCTGGGATGCCGCGGCCTGTCGCGGGTGGATTTCTTCCTCACCGAGCGCGGCCCTGTACTCAACGAGGTCAACACCATGCCGGGGTTCACATCCATCTCGATGTACCCTCAGGTGTGGCAGGCTTCCGGTGTTTCTTACCCGGAGCTTCTGGACACCCTTATTCAGACTGCGCTTGCCGCGCCGGCAGGCTCGCCTCGATAG
- a CDS encoding DUF3515 domain-containing protein: MSKDPSIPVNKTFVVVSLVLAAALIVGVLAGAKVYFNRVALQPVSMPELPSPAAGSPECTSLIDALPDEILGHRRARLAEPAPAGAAAWQSSSHERITLRCGVDMPLQYNEYTPTFEAGGAQWMRIDDPVTGSDLSTWYTTDRSPVLAVTADRQAVGGDPVAQLNAGALPRSEHDPAPAPLSQLAAGPAADGTYCGDLQEALPDSIAEGYNRVSSEEGAIVWQAEGKEPIVVRCNVAHPENYQPGLQLYQINGVTWFEDTQLSPSPGASTWFALGRDAVVAAHLPQGEGNAAVTALSEAIEASLPARQAQSE; the protein is encoded by the coding sequence ATGAGCAAGGATCCCTCCATCCCGGTCAACAAAACGTTTGTGGTGGTCAGCCTCGTCCTCGCGGCCGCGCTGATCGTGGGAGTCCTCGCCGGTGCCAAAGTCTACTTCAACCGGGTCGCGCTCCAGCCGGTGTCCATGCCCGAGCTGCCCTCGCCCGCGGCGGGTTCCCCGGAGTGCACCTCGCTTATCGACGCCCTGCCCGACGAAATCCTCGGCCACCGCCGCGCCAGACTGGCAGAGCCCGCGCCTGCCGGGGCGGCGGCGTGGCAGTCGTCGTCACACGAGCGCATCACGCTGCGCTGCGGCGTTGACATGCCGCTGCAATACAACGAGTACACCCCCACGTTCGAGGCGGGCGGAGCGCAGTGGATGCGTATCGACGATCCCGTCACCGGTTCGGACCTGAGCACCTGGTACACCACAGACCGCTCCCCCGTGCTTGCCGTGACTGCGGACCGGCAAGCTGTGGGCGGAGACCCTGTAGCGCAGCTCAACGCCGGAGCACTGCCGCGTTCCGAGCACGACCCTGCACCCGCACCCCTGTCGCAGCTCGCCGCTGGTCCTGCCGCCGACGGGACCTACTGCGGTGATCTCCAGGAGGCTCTGCCCGACTCCATCGCCGAGGGATACAACCGCGTCTCCTCCGAGGAAGGCGCCATCGTGTGGCAGGCCGAGGGCAAGGAACCGATCGTGGTCAGGTGCAACGTCGCCCACCCGGAGAACTACCAGCCGGGTCTGCAGCTTTACCAGATCAACGGGGTGACCTGGTTCGAGGACACCCAGCTCTCCCCCAGTCCCGGCGCGTCGACGTGGTTCGCCCTCGGGCGCGACGCGGTCGTCGCCGCACACCTGCCCCAGGGCGAAGGAAACGCCGCGGTGACCGCGCTGTCGGAGGCTATCGAGGCGAGCCTGCCGGCGCGGCAAGCGCAGTCTGAATAA
- a CDS encoding thiamine-phosphate kinase: protein MIKQSNERPTSPVIHTGFPAEGPTLGEVGEHEVIRAIVDAAPSTFNGDDAAVLTPAVPNSRVVVTTDMLVEGRHFTSDLTTPFDVGRKAVVQNFADIEAMGARPIAAVLAFSAPPELPLDVVRQLAAGIQSKVSEYSSELVGGDVTSGPGLVLSISAVGSLGGSLPALELRRAKPGQRVVAHGRIGYSAAGLALLQSGRDIPEKLHPLAHAYQTPDVTPGRGMIARAAGATAMTDNSDGLIHDIGTVASRSNVLIDLDAAALAPDELQVAAGELLGVDPWQWVLSGGEDHTLLGTIEGSAPVGFRTIGSVRKGAGVLVGGQAPAYTGGWESFS, encoded by the coding sequence ATGATCAAGCAGTCTAACGAAAGGCCCACGTCACCCGTGATTCACACAGGTTTTCCGGCAGAGGGGCCGACCTTGGGCGAGGTGGGCGAGCACGAGGTCATCCGCGCAATTGTCGACGCCGCCCCCTCGACCTTCAACGGCGATGACGCGGCTGTGCTCACCCCGGCGGTGCCGAATTCGCGGGTCGTGGTCACCACCGACATGCTGGTGGAAGGTCGCCACTTCACGTCTGATCTGACCACGCCTTTCGACGTGGGGCGCAAGGCCGTGGTCCAGAACTTCGCCGACATTGAGGCCATGGGTGCGCGCCCGATCGCGGCAGTGCTGGCGTTCTCCGCGCCGCCGGAGCTGCCCCTCGACGTGGTGCGGCAATTGGCTGCCGGAATCCAGTCGAAGGTGTCGGAGTACTCCTCGGAGCTCGTCGGCGGCGACGTCACAAGTGGCCCGGGCCTGGTGCTGTCGATCTCGGCGGTCGGCTCGCTCGGGGGCAGCCTCCCCGCCCTCGAGCTGCGGCGCGCGAAACCGGGGCAGCGTGTCGTGGCCCACGGGCGGATCGGTTACTCCGCAGCGGGACTGGCGCTTCTGCAGTCGGGTCGAGACATCCCGGAGAAGTTGCACCCGCTCGCCCACGCCTACCAGACGCCGGATGTGACGCCCGGCCGGGGAATGATCGCGCGCGCCGCGGGGGCGACGGCGATGACGGACAACTCGGACGGCCTCATCCACGACATCGGCACCGTGGCGTCGCGCTCGAACGTGTTGATCGACCTTGATGCCGCCGCACTCGCGCCCGACGAGCTGCAGGTCGCGGCGGGTGAGCTCCTGGGGGTTGACCCGTGGCAGTGGGTGCTCTCTGGGGGCGAGGACCACACCCTGTTGGGAACCATCGAAGGCTCGGCGCCAGTGGGTTTCCGCACGATCGGTAGCGTCCGCAAAGGCGCCGGAGTGTTGGTCGGCGGTCAAGCCCCCGCCTACACCGGGGGATGGGAGAGCTTTTCGTGA
- a CDS encoding uracil-DNA glycosylase — MGELFVIADHPLPVHESWQEPLEPVAERIHAMGDFLRAEREYLPRGNDILRAFADPFDEVRVLILGQDPYPTPGHPMGLSFSTQPGVAPPRSLVNIYRELNDDLGVPPRRDGDLSSWAAQGILLLNRVLTVRPGQPASHRGKGWEAVTETAIRALAAREAPLVAILWGRDAQTAAAFLGDTPRIESAHPSPLSASRGFFGSRPFSRANELLAQQGDSGVDWAL; from the coding sequence ATGGGAGAGCTTTTCGTGATTGCCGATCACCCCCTGCCCGTCCACGAATCGTGGCAGGAGCCGCTGGAGCCCGTTGCCGAGCGCATCCACGCCATGGGCGACTTTCTGCGGGCCGAGCGCGAGTACCTCCCGCGCGGCAACGACATCCTGCGCGCTTTCGCCGACCCCTTCGATGAGGTGCGCGTGCTCATCCTCGGCCAGGACCCGTACCCCACGCCGGGCCACCCCATGGGCCTGAGTTTTTCTACCCAGCCGGGGGTCGCCCCGCCGCGCTCCCTGGTCAACATCTACAGGGAGCTCAACGATGACCTGGGCGTGCCGCCCCGGCGGGACGGCGACCTCAGCAGCTGGGCGGCGCAGGGAATCCTGCTGCTCAACAGGGTGCTCACGGTCCGGCCGGGCCAACCCGCGTCGCACCGCGGCAAAGGATGGGAGGCCGTGACAGAGACGGCGATCAGGGCGCTGGCCGCCCGCGAGGCACCGCTAGTTGCCATCCTGTGGGGCCGCGACGCGCAGACCGCCGCGGCATTCCTCGGCGACACTCCGCGCATCGAGTCCGCACACCCGTCGCCGCTGTCCGCCAGCCGCGGTTTCTTCGGGTCGCGGCCGTTCTCGCGCGCCAACGAGCTTCTGGCGCAGCAGGGTGACAGCGGTGTCGACTGGGCGTTGTAA